A DNA window from Drosophila virilis strain 15010-1051.87 chromosome 4, Dvir_AGI_RSII-ME, whole genome shotgun sequence contains the following coding sequences:
- the lmgB gene encoding polyglutamine-repeat protein pqn-41, producing MMGNSEQQQQRQLQQQYTLTTGLPPLPKSLSAAAAGTAMGPELASGSALGQGQAQVRSHTSSPQQLQPNTSVAALTAATGDLYLGPSTSSAAAAATRNRNYNGHGRHGSLSSTQESLSDRESVHSRASSTHSAGGSAAQHHQSAANGSNNASSTIDNQLAILRREMYGLRQLDLSLLSQLWALNESIQGFRVFLQEQEALSPPSRSRTPSDANSLSSDEDDGSYAPVAAPKRNPQPSATIAALSSPAATSNLPTKLATGSTTSHASTSSTSGASGSSSAASSMGKHHHQQQIPHYHRSAAPPAPPTQHKAHPQLPRILQQRMRHAPPPPPPTRPKGGGASSSSSNHSISSVTQQQQQQQQQLLHQNLQHQRPL from the coding sequence atgATGGGCAACagtgaacaacaacaacaacgccagctgcaacagcaataCACATTAACCACTGGTCTGCCGCCACTGCCAAAAAGTCTGagcgccgctgccgctggcacTGCTATGGGACCGGAGCTGGCGAGTGGCAGCGCGCTTGGTCAGGGCCAGGCGCAGGTGCGCTCTCACACATCCTCACCGCAGCAACTGCAACCGAACACGTCCGTTGCCGCACTGACCGCTGCGACGGGCGATCTGTACCTGGGGCCATCGACTTCCtcggctgcagcggcagcaacgcGCAATCGCAACTACAATGGTCATGGACGACATGGCAGCTTGTCATCCACACAAGAGTCGCTAAGTGATCGTGAGAGTGTGCATAGTCGGGCCTCGTCTACGCACAGCGCGGGCGGCAGCGCAGCCCAGCACCATCAGTCGGCCGCGAATGGCAGCAATAATGCGTCGAGCACCATCGACAACCAGCTGGCCATACTGCGCCGTGAAATGTACGGCTTGCGGCAGCTGGACTTGTCGCTGCTGTCCCAACTGTGGGCGCTGAATGAGTCCATTCAAGGCTTTCGGGTGTTTCTGCAGGAGCAGGAGGCCCTTTCGCCACCGTCTCGTTCGCGCACGCCATCCGATGCCAACTCACTGTCATCCGATGAGGATGATGGTTCCTATGCACCAGTTGCAGCACCGAAGCGAAATCCACAGCCGTCGGCAACCATTGCCGCACTCTCTTCACCAGCAGCGACTAGTAATTTGCCCACAAAGTTGGCCACAGGTTCAACCACATCGCATGCATCGACCAGTTCGACATCTGGAGCATCTGGCTCGTCTTCGGCAGCTTCCTCCATGGGCAAGCACCATCATCAGCAACAAATTCCGCATTATCATCGTTCAGCAGCTCCGCCAGCGCCACCGACCCAGCACAAGGCGCATCCGCAGTTGCCGCGCATACTGCAGCAACGCATGCGGCACGCGCCGCCTCCGCCACCGCCTACGCGACCCAAGGGTGGCGGCGCGagtagtagcagcagcaaccataGTATTAGCAGTgtcacgcagcagcagcagcagcagcaacagcagctgctacaTCAAAACCTACAGCATCAGAGGCCCCTATGA
- the lmgA gene encoding anaphase-promoting complex subunit 11, which produces MKVTIKSWTGVASWRWIANDENCGICRMSFESTCPECALPGDDCPLVWGVCSHCFHMHCIVKWLNLQQLNKQCPMCRQSWKFNIH; this is translated from the coding sequence ATGAAAGTAACAATCAAGTCATGGACGGGAGTTGCATCTTGGCGTTGGATAGCAAATGATGAGAATTGTGGCATTTGTCGCATGTCCTTTGAGAGCACCTGCCCCGAGTGTGCGCTACCCGGTGACGACTGCCCCCTAGTGTGGGGTGTTTGCTCCCATTGCTTTCACATGCATTGCATTGTCAAGTGGCTAAACTTGCAACAATTAAACAAACAGTGCCCAATGTGCCGCCAAAGTTGGAAATTCAATATACActaa